From Amycolatopsis sp. WQ 127309:
GGTCCGCGACCCGGCCGACCCGCTCCGGATGCTGCCCGCCTACGACTCCGGCGACCACCTCCACCCCGGCGACGCCGGCTACGAGCGAATGGCCGCCGCGGTCCGCCTCGACCGGCTGTGATCACTCACGCGGGATGAAGGCCACCGCGATCAAGCTCAGCACCGCCACTCCCACCAGGTAGAGCGACACCGACAACGACGTCCCCGTCGCGGTCTGCAGTGCCGTCGCGATCAACGGGGCGAAACCGCCGCCCAGTACCGCGCCCACGGCGTACGAGAACGACGCGCCGCTGTAGCGGAAGCGCGGTTCGAACAACTCCGCGAACAACGCCGACTGCGGGCCGTACGTCGCGCCGAGGCCGATGTTCAGCACCACCACGGCGACGATCAGCCACACCGTCTGGCGGGTGTCGACCAGCAGGAAGAACGGGATCGGCCACACCACGAGCAGCACCGAACCCCAGAGGTACACCGGTTTGCGGCCGACGCGGTCCGACCACGCCGCCGTCACCAGGATGCTCACCAGCCACGTGACGCTGCCGGCGATCACCACCACCAGCAACGTGGTGCGGTCGATCTTCAGCACGGAAGTGCCGTAGGACAACAGGTACGCGAGGAAGATGTAGCCGATCGCGGTGTTGGCGATGAAACTCCCCGACGCCACCAGCAGCGCTCGCGGCCGTTCGCGAAAGACGTCGACCATCGGCCGCCGGCTGCGTGCCGCCGAGTCCCGTAGCTGAGCGAACACCGGGCTTTCCTCGATCCGCAGCCGGATCACCAGGCCGACGCCGACGAGCACGATGCTCAGCAGGAACGGCACCCGCCAGCCCCACGCCGCGAACTGCGCGTCGGTCAGCGATTTGCCGAGGACGAAGAACACCAGCTGCGCGAGGATCAGCCCGGCCGGGACGCCGATCTGCGAGAACGCGCCGTAGCGGCCCCGCCGGCCCTCCGGCGCGTGCTCGACGGCCATCAGCGCCGCGCCGCCCCATTCGCCGCCCGCGCTCAGGCCCTGCAGCAGCCGCAGCACGAGGAGCAGGATCGGGGCCCACACGCCGATCGCGCTGTAGGTCGGGAGCAGGCCGACGCCGACGGTCGCCACGCCCATCAGGACCAGCGACAGCACGAGCATCGCCTTGCGGCCGACGCGGTCGCCGAAGTGACCCCACAGGATCCCGCCGACCGGGCGGGCCAGGAAGCCCACCCCGAGCGTCGCGAACGCGGCCAGCGTGCCGGACGCCGGCGAGAGCGTCGTGAAGAAGAGCTTGCCGAAGACCAGCGCGGTCGCGGTGCTGTAGATGAAGTAGTCGTACCACTCGATCGTGGTCCCGATGGCGCTGGCCACGGCGACCCGCCGCAGCTGCCCGGGCGCGGCGGGCACCGCCTGCGTGCTCACGAGCCGGCCATCGCGGCGACCGGCACCAGGTCCTCGGCGAGCAGGTCCATCAGCAGGCCGTCGTGCCAGCTGCCGTCCGGCCCGCGCTCGTAGGAGCGCATCGTGCCGACCGGCCGGAAGCCGAGTGCCTGGTAGAGCTTGATCGCGGACTCGTTGTCCGCGGCCGGGTCGATCACGACCCGGTGGTGGCCGCGCACCGTGAACAGGTGCTCGGCCAGCGCCCGGATGGCGTCCGAGCCGAGGCCGTGGCCCTGGAAGTCCGGGTGCACGGCGATGTCGATCCCGGCGTGCCGGTACTGCGGATCGGCCTCCTCGAAGGCGAGTTCGATACCCACGACGACGTCGTCGTGTTCGATCGCGTAGGTCGTGGTGCCCTCGTCGGGGTCCAGCAGATAGGACACCTGGGCGGCCACCGGCTCCTCGGCGTCGGCCCACCAGCGGGCGACATCGGGATGCGACAGGATCTCCTCGAACCGGGCGGCGTCCGTGACTGCGGCGGGCCGCAGCCGGACACGGCTTCCGGTGATCAGGCCGGTCATCGGCCCAGTGTCGACCCCCGGGCGCCCACTGTCGAGCAACACCGCCCGGCTGGCCGCCGGGCGGTACCGCCGTCAGTCGTCCATGTCGACGTCGGAATCATCCCGGCGCGGCCGCTTGCCGGGCGGGGCGCCGTCCGGGGAGTCCAGCGGCGAGTGCACCGGTTTCGAGCCGGACGGGCCCGCCACGGGCGGACCGGACGGCCCGGCCTGCGGGCCACCGGGAGCCGGCTTGACCTCTTCCCAGGAGTGCCACGGACCGCCCTGCTTCGCGAACCCGGGGTCGTTGCGGTCCCAGTAGGCGCGGTTCGCGTTGTCACTGGGGTGCGGGCTCTTGTAGCGGTCCTCGCTGGCCCCGCTCGCGTTGGACCGCTCCTTGGATTCGATGCCGTGGTAGGTGCTGGTCTCGCGGTTGTGCTCCAGGTTCTCCTTGCGGGTCCGCCCCATCCCCTCCCGGTTCCAGTTCGAGCCCGCGGCCTCGTCGTGCCCGAGGACGCCGTTCTTGTGCCCCTTGATCTCGTTCCCGGACGTGCCGTTGTACGTCTCGCCGGGCTGCTTCGTGTCGAAGCGCCGGTTCGGGTCCATCAGCCACTTCTTGTCCGGCTTCTTCCCGGCGGGGACCGGCGACAACGCCGCATCCTGCCACAGCGGGAGCATCTTGCCGTGCTCGTGCTTGGGGTTCTCGTACCCGGCCGCGGTCCGCCGGTCGTACTTCTGCCCTTTGCCGCCGGCGTTCTTCTCGCCGTACTTCCCGGCCGGCGACATCTGCTGGTAGAGCCGGCCGCCCGGGGAGTGCTCGGTGACGACGTTGCCCGGCACGTTCGTGTTGATCTTCAGGTTCGGCTTCCCGCCGGACCCCGAGCCGCTCGCGCCCTGCGTGCTGGTGCCGCCGTTGCCCGTGCAGCTCTGCGGGGCGAGGCCGAGCGGGTCGACCCAGGCGTGCGGGTTCCCGACGTAGGCGTGCGGGTTGGGCCCGGCGCCGATGCCGACCGGGTCGGGGCTGGCGTACCGCCCGGTGGCCGGGTCGTAGTAGCGGAAGAAGTTGTAGTGCAGCCCGCTCTCGGCGTCGGCGTACTGCCCGGCGAACCGCAACGGCGTGCCCGCCGCCGTGCGGGTCTCCTCGACGGTCTTGCCCCACAGGCTCAGCCGCGCGAACCAGGCGACGGCGCCGCTGTCGTCGACGAGCTCGGTGGGCGCGCCCGACGGATCGGCCACGACCAGGTGGAACTGCTCGCCGGCGAGCTCCTGCGGCGAGCGCAGCAGCCGGTCCCGCTGGATGAGCGGCTGGTGGGTGCCCGGTTCGTAGTCCCACACGGTGACCCGGGTGCCGGCGGCGTCCGAGTGGGACTGCTCGACGAGCACCTGGTCGTCCCAGGTGAACTCGACGCGTTCGGCCACCGTGGTGCCGTCCGCCTCGAGCCGTTCCTTGGCGGTCCGCCTGCCGAGCGCGTCGTAGGCGTAGCGCCACCGGACGCCGTCCGGGGTGCGCACCCCGGCGAGCCGGTCCTGCGGGCCCCAGGTGTACTGCCAGGTCCCGGCGGCGCTCTCCCGGAGCACGAGCCGGCCCCGCTCGTCGTGGGTGAAGCGGGTCCGCCCGGCCGACTGGACCACCGAGCCGGTGAACGACCGCGGGCCGAGCGCGTCCTGGTCGGCCGTGGTCGGCCACACCGCGTCGGTGACGTTGCCCGCGACGTCGTAGGCGTAGCGCTCGGACCAGCGCGGCGCCTGCACGCCGACGACGCGGGCGCGCTGGTCGAGGGTGAAGCCGCGCGGGCCGGTGAGCCGGTCCTGGACGCCGGTCAGCGCGCCGTCGGGCCGGTAGGCGTAGGTGCGCTGCTGGCCGAGCTGCCCCGCCGCGCCGGTGATCGTCTGGGACTGCAGCCGCCCGTCCGGCGTCCACGTCTGGCCGATCGCCGCGCCCGAGTCGAGCGCGCGCCGGACCTCGCGGCCGGCGGCGTCGTGGTCGAAGCGCAGTGTCCGGCCGGGCGTGTGCACGGCGAGCGGCCGGTCGAGCGCGGTGTACTCCCAGACGCTCTCCGCGCCGGAGGGGGTCCGGCGCCGGACCCGGCGGCCCTGCGCGTCGTAGGCCGATTCCACGGTGCGGCCGCCGACGGTCTCGGCGGTGATCCGGCCGGCGGGGTCGCGCTGGTAGGTCACCCGGCCGCGGCCGTCGTCGGCCTCCAGCAGGTGCCCGAGGGTGCTGTAGGTGTACCGCGTGGTGACCGGGCCGCAGGTGTGCTCGACGAGGTTGCCCACGAGGTCGTAGCGGAAGGTCGTCGTCTCCCCCGCGTGCGTCCGGGCGGCCAGCTGGCCGGCGGCGTCGTAGCGGTAGTCCACTGTGGACCCGGTGAAGTCCGTCTCCCGCACCAGGTTCCCGGCCGCGTCGTACTCGTAGCGCCAGACGAGCCCCTGCTCGTTGGTGACGGCGGTGAGCCGCAGCCGCGTGTCGTAGGCGAACTCCATCCGGGTGCCGTCCGGGCGGATCTCGGCCGCGGGCAGGTCGAAGTGCGTGGACTCGCCGCGGGTGACCGCCCCGGCCGCGTCGGTGTGCACGAGGTTGTTGCCCTCGCCGTCGAAGACCCAGCGCTCGACGGCGCCGGTCGCGTGCCGGTGCCAGGCGAGCCGGCCGTCGACGGTGTACCCGAAGCGCTCGACGCCGCCGAGCGGGTCGGTGATGGCGCTGACGCGGCCGAAGAGGTCACGCTCGTAGCGCGTCACGCCGCCGAGCGGGTCCGTGGTCGCGACGGGCAGGCCGCTGGAGTCCGTCTCGACGCGCAGGGTGTTGCCCAGCGCGTCGGTGACGGCGGCGGTGTTGCCCCGGTCGTCGTAGGCGTAGCGGCGGACGGCGCCGGTCGGGTCGGTCACCGCGGTGACGTTGCCGCGCTCGTCGTACTCCCAGCGCGTGATCACCCCGGGGGCTTCGGACATCGTCAGCGGCAGGCCGAACCGGTTGCGCTCGAAGCCCGTCTCGGCGCCGTCCGGCCGGGTGATGGTGGCGAGGTTGCCGGCGTCGTCGTAGGTGTAGGCGGTGGTGCGGCCCAGCGCATCGGTCTGGCGCAACAGGCGGTCGCGGGCGTCCCACTCGTTGACGATCGTGCCGCCGAGGGGGTCGACCTCCTTGACCACCTGGCCGGCGTCGTTCAGGTGGAACGCGGTGCGGTGCCCCAGCGAGTCCGTCGAGTAGGTGACGCGGTTCGCGGTGTCGTACTCCATCGTGCCGGTGAAGAACCCGCCGGCCCCTTCGGTGCGGACGCAGCGTCCGTGCTGGTCGTAGGTGTAGCGGTACCACTCGCCGTTGCGGTCGGTCCAGGAGGTGATCCGCCCGGCCCCGTCGTAGGTGTACTGGAACGCCCGCCCGGAGGCGTTGGTCACCGCCGTCAGCCGGCCGTCGGTGTAGGCGTAGCGCATCAGCTCGACTTCGGTGCCGTCCGCGGCGACGGCGTGCAGCGCCGTGACCCGGCCGTCGGCGGTCTCCAGCCGGACGGTGTGCCCGCCGCTGTGCCGGATCTCCGCGGGCACGCCGTGCTCGTCGTGGACGAACTCGATCCGGTTCCCGCCCCGGTCGGTGACCGACCGCAGGGGCAGTTCCGCCGCACCCGGCGCGAAGTAGAGCACGAGCTCCTGCCCGTAGTCCTCCAGCAGGTAGCCGCCGTCGTCGGCGCGGGTCAGCCGCCGCTCGGGTCCCTCGGTGGCGGTGGTCCACGTGCCGACCGTCGGGTGCGGGTACTTCTGGATCGTGCCGTCGGCGGCGGCGAAGGTGAGCCCGGTGTCGTCGACGGCGAGCCGCTGGTCCACTGTGGACACCCAGCTCGCGCCGAACCAGCGCCCGGCCCGGCGGGCCGAGAAGTGCGCCCGCTCGACCAGCAGCGGCAGCACGCCCAGGAACTCCGCGTCGACCTCGCTCATCA
This genomic window contains:
- a CDS encoding GNAT family N-acetyltransferase yields the protein MTGLITGSRVRLRPAAVTDAARFEEILSHPDVARWWADAEEPVAAQVSYLLDPDEGTTTYAIEHDDVVVGIELAFEEADPQYRHAGIDIAVHPDFQGHGLGSDAIRALAEHLFTVRGHHRVVIDPAADNESAIKLYQALGFRPVGTMRSYERGPDGSWHDGLLMDLLAEDLVPVAAMAGS
- a CDS encoding RHS repeat-associated core domain-containing protein: MANPLVAETKDSTKAYSGVSLLESAADLKSAIESGDWASVAMGAVGTALDALSMAMDPFGAVLAAGVGWLMEHVGPLKEALNGLTGNADEIAAQSETWKNIATELGSIGEDLTGMVKADTASWTGPAGDSYRQRADDTVTLLNTAQKGCEGASSGVKTAGEVVAAVRALVRDIIAELIGHLISWALQVVFTLGIGLTWVVPQVIGAVAKTASKIANLVKRLVTALKALVPLLKRAGDLFSDAAKALRKIKPGKASPPPNKIDIKGNPKDLGGPKGKGGPDAPPAKTDPPPKGDGDGTHSSGADAPPAKTDPPPASKGPDNTPKSPDPTPDGPTGSRGLDGPGSGGKGGGKGTDSPPPLKDEKPNPRPPDKLRCENDPIDVSTGQMVMSEVDAEFLGVLPLLVERAHFSARRAGRWFGASWVSTVDQRLAVDDTGLTFAAADGTIQKYPHPTVGTWTTATEGPERRLTRADDGGYLLEDYGQELVLYFAPGAAELPLRSVTDRGGNRIEFVHDEHGVPAEIRHSGGHTVRLETADGRVTALHAVAADGTEVELMRYAYTDGRLTAVTNASGRAFQYTYDGAGRITSWTDRNGEWYRYTYDQHGRCVRTEGAGGFFTGTMEYDTANRVTYSTDSLGHRTAFHLNDAGQVVKEVDPLGGTIVNEWDARDRLLRQTDALGRTTAYTYDDAGNLATITRPDGAETGFERNRFGLPLTMSEAPGVITRWEYDERGNVTAVTDPTGAVRRYAYDDRGNTAAVTDALGNTLRVETDSSGLPVATTDPLGGVTRYERDLFGRVSAITDPLGGVERFGYTVDGRLAWHRHATGAVERWVFDGEGNNLVHTDAAGAVTRGESTHFDLPAAEIRPDGTRMEFAYDTRLRLTAVTNEQGLVWRYEYDAAGNLVRETDFTGSTVDYRYDAAGQLAARTHAGETTTFRYDLVGNLVEHTCGPVTTRYTYSTLGHLLEADDGRGRVTYQRDPAGRITAETVGGRTVESAYDAQGRRVRRRTPSGAESVWEYTALDRPLAVHTPGRTLRFDHDAAGREVRRALDSGAAIGQTWTPDGRLQSQTITGAAGQLGQQRTYAYRPDGALTGVQDRLTGPRGFTLDQRARVVGVQAPRWSERYAYDVAGNVTDAVWPTTADQDALGPRSFTGSVVQSAGRTRFTHDERGRLVLRESAAGTWQYTWGPQDRLAGVRTPDGVRWRYAYDALGRRTAKERLEADGTTVAERVEFTWDDQVLVEQSHSDAAGTRVTVWDYEPGTHQPLIQRDRLLRSPQELAGEQFHLVVADPSGAPTELVDDSGAVAWFARLSLWGKTVEETRTAAGTPLRFAGQYADAESGLHYNFFRYYDPATGRYASPDPVGIGAGPNPHAYVGNPHAWVDPLGLAPQSCTGNGGTSTQGASGSGSGGKPNLKINTNVPGNVVTEHSPGGRLYQQMSPAGKYGEKNAGGKGQKYDRRTAAGYENPKHEHGKMLPLWQDAALSPVPAGKKPDKKWLMDPNRRFDTKQPGETYNGTSGNEIKGHKNGVLGHDEAAGSNWNREGMGRTRKENLEHNRETSTYHGIESKERSNASGASEDRYKSPHPSDNANRAYWDRNDPGFAKQGGPWHSWEEVKPAPGGPQAGPSGPPVAGPSGSKPVHSPLDSPDGAPPGKRPRRDDSDVDMDD